In the genome of Candidatus Moraniibacteriota bacterium, one region contains:
- a CDS encoding PrgI family protein, whose product MLFNVPQFIDVEDKVAGPLTAKQILWMVGMGGVLFIVWTFLDTTTFFVFSIPVIIIFVLFAFYRPYNQSLLFFSVNAVLFFFRPKVYTWDRPGVMKNEVSKPKEEKATRESPRALSVEEIRSLAKVVDRK is encoded by the coding sequence ATGCTTTTTAATGTTCCGCAATTCATTGATGTTGAGGATAAAGTGGCGGGGCCGCTCACAGCAAAACAAATACTCTGGATGGTGGGAATGGGAGGGGTATTGTTTATTGTGTGGACATTCCTCGATACGACCACGTTCTTCGTGTTTTCTATTCCCGTCATCATTATTTTCGTATTGTTTGCTTTTTATCGTCCGTATAATCAGTCACTCCTCTTCTTTTCGGTGAATGCAGTCCTCTTCTTCTTTCGGCCGAAAGTGTATACATGGGATCGCCCGGGCGTGATGAAGAACGAAGTCTCGAAGCCAAAAGAGGAAAAAGCAACACGTGAGAGTCCAAGAGCTCTCTCGGTCGAAGAAATACGGAGCTTGGCAAAAGTGGTTGATAGGAAGTGA